From the genome of Lemur catta isolate mLemCat1 chromosome 25, mLemCat1.pri, whole genome shotgun sequence:
TGAtttgtaataaaatttcaaaaataaataactttattacAAAAGGTCTGTGTTTCTGTGTCACCGTTAAGGGATCCAGTAACTGCAGCTCCGTCCTGTCACTTCCCTGTAGAAATGGACTCAGTTTCCACTCAACATATTTATTTCCCGGTCTCCCTTTCTTCAGAAAAATTAGTTAATTATCATCTCCTGCTTTTAATGGCATCAAGGTTACAAATGTTAAAACCATTAAAATCCTAAGATACAACGAAACTAGAAGTGTTGAAAATCCTCTCCTGCTCTCTGGCCCACACACGGTTTTCTCTTGCTGTCATTACACGGCGCTGGCAGGGAAGGCCACACGGCGTGAGGTTAGGGGTGGAGGCCTGGGTTCCCATCCTGACTCTACTGCCGACCGGCTTCGTGATCTTGGGCAAggctctctctgtgcctcaggcaAAACACAGTCCCTATTTGGTATCGCCGTGGCGGGGTTTACACAGAAAGCAGTCAGAGCCACGCTCCAACACACGCACGGTATGTATCCACCATCCTCCTTACACGCATAACCTCTCGTACACATGCAATATTTGCATTGCGGATAAGTGATTGTTTCCATGGCAACCTAACTTTCCTATTTCCAGGCTCTTATCCcactatttctttcttaaaaaaagaagtttacaGGCTACAATTTTCATTCTTAGCACTGCATTAACATAAGTTTTTCATTTATTGCCCTGGGTCTTtgcatacttttttttgttttttaactgttttGTAGGTCTGGTGTTTTTAATGCGTCCATAGCTCATGGGCACATGTGGAGAGGGTCCGTGTTCTGTATTTTCAGATATTGTTCCTTCGGGGCATCTGTTTTCCTGTGCAGTGAGAAAAAAGTGGAGGTGGGGCATGAAAGAACGGAAGTCCTGTGAAATTGTAATGcacagctgaattttaaaaattaatatttataatttaccgTATCATCCAGccattagggggaaaaaaacttctGATCCAAATATTATCTACTTACAAAAGGCGAttttgaagtaataaaaataaataaaaataaaatgaaaatgacctaGATGTTAAAAGCTTTGCTTACAACTTGAGTATCGGGGAACCTCAACTATTTAGAGCAACTCTGTCCAATAGGAACATTAATGCGTGGTGACATACACTGCACACGCATGTACATGCAATTTTAAGTTtactagtagccacattaaagcAAGTAACAAGAAACATGAAATTAatgtcaataatatattttatccagTTTAATGAGTTCAAAATACCATTATCTGAACATGTAACCAATACTTAAAAAGTACTgagatagtttacattttttcagGCTGTTTTTGGAATCCAGTGTGTATGTTACACTTCCAGCGCATGTCAGTTCAAACGACTCACACCCCAGGGCTCGTCCCGTGTGTGGGCACCAGCTGCCATGTTGGACGGGGCCACCACGGCTTATCCCTCCCCTTGACCCATCCGGGAATCGGGAGCTCTGCTAAGAGACCGAATGTGAAGTTAGAACAACTAACAACTAACAGTCTGTTCCGAGGAAGGGCACGGAGCACATTTCTCTTCCACAAATGGATCTGAATGGTGGGGTCAGAGCACGGTTTGCCATATTTTTCAAGTCTCCAGCAAATTAAGAGGCCCAGGTCTTCGTTTGGCAGGAGGCCCGCATTCTCAGGCATCCCGTGAAATACGCTGAGGATTCTCTGCCAAATAAAAAGGAGGCTGATTGTTCTTAGTATCAAGGGACGGCTCTGGCAGCGGAGCGTTTGCAAAACGTCTCTTTCAGCCGCCCCAGGAAGAGCTGGCTCTGGCTTCCAGCTTGCGGTCCTCCCGGGCCCTGACAGGCGCTGAAGAAGCAGGTGAGGAGGAGTCTCCCCCCTGCTCGCGCTGTGCTCTCGGGCCCTCAAAGGAAAGAGTTTCTCGTTCCAATCGTGTTGGTTTGTTCCAGGCGTTCTGTTTTCTGCTCTGTACGGGGTCCGCTTGTTACTGCAGCTTCTGTCACCTGATTTCCAAGATCCCTGTCTTCAAGGCCACCTAGACCGGACTAGCTCATCACTGCCACCCGGCACCCAGGTTAGACCCCCTTTCTCCATGGCAAGTCCATCTTCAGGTCATGGACCCTTGACCTCTGAACTGTCCCTTGACTccgccctctccctgcccccgtGCCATTGTCCTGGTTACACTTCCTTCTTGCCCACCTGGACTACTGAACCAGCCTCTTAGCATCCTCACTGCTGCCGGGCTGagctttctaaaacataaattcaaTCGGGTCACTTTTCTGGCTTCGAGACTATTATTAACTCTCCACCTTTGTCTACACAGTGGATTTCGGCCCTTATACAAAAGGGTTGAAGCAGAAGAACCGTAGAATTTTTCAGTGAGGTATTATAAGGAGCCCCTGGATATAAACCAGATTTAATCTCAGCTGCTCTGGAACCCAAGGAATCCCAGAGCTCTCCTGGACACAGCGGGGACCCTGCTGCCCACTGGGAGGCAGGCTGCGCTACTGGGCTTGGCATCGAAGGCCCCTGGGTGGCATCTGGGCCCGGCACATCCTCCTGGCGCATCACCTGGCCACACTCCCCAGATccccacacacaaaccacacaggACCCAACGTGCCAGGCACTTGAGGCTCCACACTGTGGCCCGTGCAGCCTCCTCAGCCAGGAGTGTCTTCCTGCTCAGCCCCGACTGCCGAAACCCTAATTGTCCTCCCAGGTCTGGCTCCGGCGTCATCCCGTGCGAATCCTTTCCCTATAACAACGCAGAACACACTCCTCCTCCCCTGGGAACTCCATTTAACCACTCACCACATCTGCTACCTGGATCTGTTTCTCCCGGCAACATTATCTTTCTCATCCTGGCCAAGATTATGGCACTCTACGGTTAGCACGTGTCCTTTACTCCATCAGGGACAGAGGGGAGCGAGCCGTGCACAATTCCCTTCCGAGGACGTGAGAGACCGAAGGGCCCTGACCCAGAAATCAGAGCCCTTGGGTTCCAACGCTGGCTCGGTCCCAGACTAAGCCTTTAAATTCCGCTCTGCACTGCCACGGCTTTAGCGCTCTTGgcataatgataatgatgattcTAGCGGCTAATATTTATAAGGCAGCTACCACATGCCAGACACTGCTCTAAGCATTTTTCACGGATTAACTCGTTTTTTGCTTTACAAGATGAAGGCTGAAGCATCTGCTAGACTGAACTTTCTTCAGTTGCAGTTTGGGCTGAAAGAGCCTTTGCAGATCATCTCCTGCAggagtgaggaaactgagactcaggagTGAAATGACTGGGTGAGGTGACTCAGCCGGCGGCAGAGCTGGCTGCTGGCAGGTCCCCTGCCTCGCAGGTGGCTGTGCTTTCACTCACATAACACCGCTTCTCTGTGACACGAGGTGGCCTGGGTACTGACCGGAGCCACGCTCACCCACGCAAAATGTTTACAAAGCTTCAGCAGAGAAATGGGACACTCAGCCGTCAGCAGGACTTGATTCATGTTTAGATATTTcctaactttaaaaagttaaatgattccatttcaaatttggtttaattttttttaaacattttaccaCCTAGTAAGGATTATAATcacataacatatttttaatatgagtGGTGCCAGTAGAATCTAGGGTAGAAACAGCTTATCCTCGGCTACAGATGTGCTAATCCCTGCTGGTGGGATCTGTCCAGGCACAGCAACTCCTCAGGGTGGCTCTGTCACTGTCACTAAGGTTGCTACCACGGGACTCCAAAAACATGGCATCCATGACCCTCCAAGGTACATTTGATcagaattttcttaaaagcatGTCTCAATTCAAAGTGCATTTCCTGAGAGGCAGCATAATATCACGGAAAGAGCAGTGAATCTGACGTCAAAATTCCTGCCATTGACCAAGGGACGCTGGGGAAATCAGTTAATACGGCCTAAGGACGTCTCAGATTTGTCCTAAGGAAAATGTCATCCCTACCGCCCCTGCCCAGCTGGAGTTGCTATGAGGCTCCAAGGGGATGTGAAGGAAGAGGATTGGCGTGGGCAACTACTCAATTGTCTTCTGTAAGGAGTGGTCATATTTGGAGAATGGTGTCTAGAACTGTTTCCAAATTGCACCCCTGTCTCAGCCTATTCTGGACGCTATTAACAAAGGACCATAGATCGGGTGGCTTACAAACAAAAGAAACTCATTTCTcagttctgcaggctgagaagcccaagatcaaggtactagcagattcggtgtctggtagATGGCCCTATTCCTGGTGCATAGACGGTCATCTCACTGTGGCAGGAGGGACAAGGGACTTCTCTGGgatcccttttataagggcactaatcccatttattagggctccaccctcgtgacctaatcaccccccaaaagtcccacctcctaatactattaCATTGGTGCTAAGGTTTCAACGTATCAATTTTAggacaaacattcagaccatagcaaccccagagaagggaagggacacAGCCAAGATCCACAGTGCCCTGTAGACGTGTCACAGTCTGGGGTCACCCCTTTCTAGCACTCTCCCCTTTACCTAAACTTCAGGATTAcattaatttcattcttcttttcttaagCTAGGAAACTGTAGAATTTTTTGTAAATCTGCATATTACTTTGAGTCTTAAATTTTCACTGAAGCCCGGCAGGACATCacaataacattcattgggtgcaTTCTGGTGCTGAGGTCTCTCCACACAGAGTTTCATCTGACCCCCACAAAGGCTCCGCAGCGCTGACTCGACCAGGCCCGGCCCGGCCATCCCACCTTTCCAGAACCGGGGAGTCAGGAAAGTCCAGGAACGTGCCCAAGGTCACGAGGGTAGGAGGTGGCAGAGGACATTCGAACTCCTTTGCCCGACCAAACCCCATGCTTTGTCCATCAGCCCAAGGTGCCTCGACAAGGAAAAAGAATCCCACAAAATTGGGAGAAAGGGACAAAAACCAATGCGATTCCAGCGTAGCCGTCACTGATGCCGTTTCAGAAACGTGCACACAACGGTCACACCACGACAGAGGCAGTCATTGTCATACTAGGGAAAGAATCGTCTATTTCTTGCTCTGAAGTTCAAAGAAGTAAACACTGAGGTGCAGCTTTGGGCTTGCTGATGGGAAGGGCAAAAGGGTGCGGCCGCGCGTTAACCGCTTCCCTGAGCACCGTGCGGGGCGCAGATGCAGGACGGTGACTCGGTGGCTGAGGGTGACCCGAGCCCCCACCGCACCCCGCCCCCCGCCACTGCATCTCGACCCTGCCCCCACTCCATTCTCAGAGTGAGGCCATCGCCTGAGCTCTCGTAAAATCCCGCTACTTTAAGGTGGACACGTGCAAGTTCCAGTTTCTGCCTGAAACACGGGGGAGAGCTCACTACGCACCGCCAGCGCTAAATGTCACCGTGATTTCCTACGGCGCCACCTCCTCCCCCCGCCAGCCCCGCGCTCCTCGCAGCCCCGGGAGAGTCAGCAAGGCCGGGTGGGCGGCTGCGGGCGCGGGCCGAGGGCTGGGGGGACCCGGCGGCGCAGGTGGCATTGTGAAGTGGCGGGAGCGTCACAGGCGACCAGGACCGGGATCCGAGGGAGGGGATGGGCGGGGCGGCTGTCGGTCCGCAGCGCGCCTGGAGGCCCGGGAACCCTGGCGCAGAGGCTGCGCGTCCGCAAGGAGCATGGGGGGCTGTGGCCACTGCCACGCGATGCCCCGCCGGGACCTCTGGGGGTCCCCGGCGCCCGGCGCAGAGGGCGCGTCCCCGCCGCGGCTGGGCGGGCCGGGGCCCGGGGCCGAGCCCACCCTGTGCTGCTGGTCAGGGACCCCCGGCGCCGGGAGCGAGGATGGGGCTCCCTGGCTGCGCCCGCGCTGTGCGCCCCCGTCGCGGCCCCGCGGGTGCGGGCACCCGGCCTCGCCGCGGGGAAGCTGCAGCCTGAGCGACGTGGCCGGGAGGGCCCCGCCGCGCCTGGAGGACGCCTGGGGGGAGGCCGGGACCGAGCCCAGCAGGGGCTGGCAGCGGCGGTGCCCGCCGGCCCGGGGAGACTCGCCCCCGCCGTGTCACCGAGGAGCCTGCGCCGCCTGGAGCGCAGCCGGCCGGGCAGCGAACGCGCAGAGCGCGGGCCGGCGGGCGGCGCCGGTCTGCAGACACCTGGGCCGCTGCTCCTCTTCCTCGCTTCCCACGGAGAAGCCTTCCGCGCTCTCTCCGACGGTCAGGACGCGGTCCGCCTGCGCGTGCGCCTGGCGGAGAGGCAGCAGCTACCTGGCCGAGCGGGTCGCCagtccccactcccagccctcgGCCTCCAGCAAAGAGACGCACGGCCAGCACGCCCAGGTCCTCAAGAGCAGGCTGGAAGAGGCGGTGACGTCCTCCAGGGACGAGAAGATCGTGGCGCTGGTGCTGGCCCGCCTGGAAAAGGCCCAGCGGATGCGCGAGCTGCAGCAACAGGCGGCCGACGCCTGGGAGGACCTGAAGCGCTCGGACCGCCGGGTCCAGGTGACCCTGGAGCGGGAGCGCAGGCGGCTGCTGCTGCGGAGCCAGGAACAGTGGCTGCGGGAGAAGGACCAGCGCGAGGCCCGGCCGGGCCGCGAGCGGGACAGCCAGGCGAACGACACGGTCCGGCGGTGGGACAGCCAGGCGAACGACACGGTCCGGCGGTGGGACAGCCAGGCGAACGACACGGTCCGGCGGTGGGACAGCCAGGCGAACGACACGGTCCGGGAGGAGAGCTGGCGGAGGGCGCAGCGGGAGGACCGGGAGAATCGGtgccaggaggggctggagagcGCGCGCGCCCAGGCCGAGCACCGCAAGCAGAGCCAGAGCAGGCGGCTGCGGGAGCAGGAGAGGCCGCTGCAGAGGAAGCTGGAGGAGACCTGTCACAAGAGGCGCCTGCACGCCCTGCAGTGCCAGAAGAAGGTCCGGGAGACCAACCTGAGCTCAGTCATCAACTACCAGGCGCGCAAGGTCCTCATGGACTGCCAGGCCAAGGCCGAGGAGCTCCTCAGGAAGCTGTCGCTGGAGCAGAGGTACCAGCAGTTCCACGAGATCCCCCAGGGCCTGATCGAGGAGCGGCACCGGGAGCTAGGGGACgaggcccaggaggaggaaggacagccTCAGCAGGTCGAGCGGCGCGCGGGAGGGTCCGAGGAGCAGAGCCAGGCGCACGAGAGGATTCTGCTGGAGGTGGAGGATCAGAAGATCCGGCAGGCCAGGAGTCGCGTGCACAAGGCCGCCAGGGACGGGGCGCAGCACCTGCGGGAGCTCCACGTCCTGCGGGACAAGAACCATCATGTCCTGAAGCTGAAAGCCGAGAAGGAGGAAAAGTGCCACATCGAGGGCATCAAGGAAGCCGTTAAGAAggagcagaggctgcagcagctCTCCCAAGGGAAAGACCCAGCCTTGGAGGAGTTCCAGAAGATTCCCCGGGCCCCCAGGAGGGACACCAGAGCGCTTCCCAACAGCTGCTTTGATCCGGTGGCGCTGGAGGCCCGGCAGCTGCAAGGGAGCTACTGAGCCCTGCAGCCCGAATAGGCGGCAGCGAGATTCGTTTTGTAATCTGATTATAACTgagcattgatttttaaaaagtatataaagtagGTGCAATTTCCTCTCATGAGCTGGTTTATTGATTCCTTTGGGTAGTTTAGAGGGTTGGCGA
Proteins encoded in this window:
- the CCDC185 gene encoding coiled-coil domain-containing protein 185 — protein: MQDGDSVAEGDPSPHRTPPPATASRPCPHSILRVDTCKFQFLPETRGRAHYAPPALNVTVISYGATSSPRQPRAPRSPGRVSKAGWAAAGAGRGLGGPGGAGGIVKWRERHRRPGPGSEGGDGRGGCRSAARLEAREPWRRGCASARSMGGCGHCHAMPRRDLWGSPAPGAEGASPPRLGGPGPGAEPTLCCWSGTPGAGSEDGAPWLRPRCAPPSRPRGCGHPASPRGSCSLSDVAGRAPPRLEDAWGEAGTEPSRGWQRRCPPARGDSPPPCHRGACAAWSAAGRAANAQSAGRRAAPVCRHLGRCSSSSLPTEKPSALSPTVRTRSACACAWRRGSSYLAERVASPHSQPSASSKETHGQHAQVLKSRLEEAVTSSRDEKIVALVLARLEKAQRMRELQQQAADAWEDLKRSDRRVQVTLERERRRLLLRSQEQWLREKDQREARPGRERDSQANDTVRRQANDTVREESWRRAQREDRENRCQEGLESARAQAEHRKQSQSRRLREQERPLQRKLEETCHKRRLHALQCQKKVRETNLSSVINYQARKVLMDCQAKAEELLRKLSLEQRYQQFHEIPQGLIEERHRELGDEAQEEEGQPQQVERRAGGSEEQSQAHERILLEVEDQKIRQARSRVHKAARDGAQHLRELHVLRDKNHHVLKLKAEKEEKCHIEGIKEAVKKEQRLQQLSQGKDPALEEFQKIPRAPRRDTRALPNSCFDPVALEARQLQGSY